The Actinomadura graeca nucleotide sequence TGACCTCCCAGGTGAAGTCCAGCGGGGCGGCGATGACGATGGCGTTCTCGGTGTGCGCGGGCATGATCATTCTCCGTTCGCGGCCAGGTCGTTGACCAGGTTCAGAAGCTCCCGCGGCGTCGTGGTGTCCTCGGCGTCCGGGCCGAGGACGAGCCGGTGGCGCCGCTCCAGCTCGGCGACGATGCTGAGCACGCCGAGCGAGTCGACGTCGAGCTCCTCGAACCGCACGGTGGGCGGTTCGAGGGCGGCGGGCTCCACCGTGACGCCGGTGCACCGGGCCACGATCTCGGCGAGTTCCTCATAGGTGAGCCGGGGTTCGGCCATGGGTCTTCCTCCAGGTGTCCGGGTGGCAGAGGAGCAGGGCGGAATTGCCGCCGTAGAGCCCGCGCGCGAGGACCAGGGCCGTGCCGAGCCGGACCCGGCGGGGTTCGCCGCGGACGACGTCGAGCCCGTGGACGGGGTCGTCCGCGTCGAGGTTCGGGGCGGGCGGGACGATCCCGTCCCGCAGGCTGAGCACCGCGCACGCGGCGTCGATCGCCGCGGAGGCCGCGTAGGCGCGTCCCGTGCCGGACTTGGGCAGCGCCACCGGCACCGTCGCGGCCCGCGGCCCGAGCACGTCGTGGATCGCGGCGGCCTCCGCCGCGTCGG carries:
- a CDS encoding acyl carrier protein → MAEPRLTYEELAEIVARCTGVTVEPAALEPPTVRFEELDVDSLGVLSIVAELERRHRLVLGPDAEDTTTPRELLNLVNDLAANGE